Proteins from a single region of Trichoderma asperellum chromosome 3, complete sequence:
- a CDS encoding uncharacterized protein (TransMembrane:6 (i20-39o59-83i104-122o142-164i176-194o214-236i)) — protein sequence MAGQLSYGELIRKQFTTQKLFYHFLFWTFHWGIFAYGWWKQAADIRLAGLNTLKFSVWISRGAGLVLSVDCMLILLPVCRTIMRWIRPKIRFLPLDENLWMHRQIAYALLFFSILHTSAHYVNFYNVEKRQIRPVTALQIHYAQPGGITGHVMLFCMMLMYTTAHARIRQQSFETFWYTHHLFIPFFLALYTHTVGCFVRDSVNAFSPFEGEQYWSHCIGYLGWRWELWTGGFYLLERLYREVRARRETKITRVIRHPYDVVEIQFNKPSFKYKAGQWLFLQVPSISKYQWHPFTITSCPFDPYVSVHVRQVGDFTGQLGDALGAGAAQAKFYDGVDPMGMYEVALQNGQQMPALRIDGPYGAPAEDVFENEIAVLIGTGIGVTPWASILKNIWHLRNSPNPPTRLRRVEFIWVCKDTGSFEWFQTLLSSLEEQSNEAARVPGSSGLEFLKIHTYLTQKLDMDTTQNIVLNSVGAEMDPLTELKSRTQFGRPNFARLFKTMRDGILDRTYLGGLEGSMKTTVGVYFCGPSVAARDIKTACKAATAREVEFRFWKEHF from the exons ATGGCTGGCCAGCTCTCATATGGCGAGCTGATTCGCAAGCAGTTCACTACCCAGAAGCTATTCTATCATTTTCTGTTTTGGACTTTCCACTGGGGAATTTTTGCTTATGGATG GTGGAAACAAGCCGCTGATATCAGATTAGCGGGTCTGAACACGCTCAAATTCTCCGTATGGATCTCTCGAGGTGCCGGTTTGGTCCTCAGCGTCGACTGCATGCTGATCTTGCTTCCCGTCTGCCGAACCATTATGCGCTGGATCCGACCTAAGATTCGTTTCCTCCCGCTTGATGAGAACTTGTGGATGCACCGCCAAATTGCCTACGCGCTGCTCTTTTTCAGCATCCTCCACACCTCAGCTCACTATGTCAACTTCTACAACGTCGAGAAGAGACAGATCCGTCCGGTTACCGCTCTGCAGATCCACTACGCTCAGCCTGGTGGTATTACTGGCCATGTGATGCTCTTCTGCATGATGCTCATGTACACCACTGCTCATGCCCGTATCCGTCAACAATCCTTCGAGACCTTCTGGTACACCCACCACCTGTTCATTCCTTTCTTCCTGGCTCTCTATACCCACACCGTTGGCTGCTTCGTCCGCGACTCTGTCAATGCATTCTCGCCTTTTGAGGGAGAGCAATACTGGTCGCACTGTATCGGTTATCTCGGATGGCGATGGGAGCTCTGGACTGGAGGTTTCTACCTGCTTGAGCGTCTGTACCGTGAAGTTCGCGCTCGCCGGGAGACCAAGATCACTCGTGTTATCCGACACCCGTATGACGTTGTCGAGATCCAGTTCAACAAGCCTTCCTTCAAGTACAAGGCTGGCCAGTGGCTCTTCCTCCAGGTGCCTTCCATTTCAAAGTACCAGTGGCACCCCTTTACCATCACTTCATGCCCATTCGACCCCTATGTCTCCGTCCACGTACGACAGGTTGGTGACTTCACCGGTCAGCTGGGAGATGCccttggtgctggtgctgctcagGCCAAGTTCTACGACGGCGTCGATCCTATGGGCATGTACGAGGTCGCTTTGCAAAATGGCCAGCAGATGCCTGCTCTTCGAATCGATGGACCTTATGGAGCTCCGGCTGAAGATGTCTTTGAAAACGAAATCGCTGTTCTTATCGGTACTGGTATTGGTGTCACTCCCTGGGCTTCCATCCTGAAGAACATCTGGCATCTCCGAAACTCTCCCAACCCTCCcactcgtcttcgtcgtgtGGAGTTCATCTGGGTTTGCAAGGATACCGGTTCCTTTGAGTGGTTCCAGACCCTGCTCTCTTCCCTCGAAGAGCAGTCCAACGAGGCAGCTCGCGTTCCTGGAAGCTCTGGCCTTGAGTTCCTCAAGATCCACACCTACCTCACTCAAAAACTGGACATGGACACTACCCAGAATATTGTTCTGAACAGCGTGGGTGCTGAGATGGATCCTCTTACTGAGCTCAAGTCGCGGACACAATTCGGCCGACCTAACTTTGCTCGTCTTTTCAAAACTATGCGTGATGGTATTCTTGACAGAACGTACCTTGGTGGTCTGGAAGGAAGCATGAAGACGACGGTTGGTGTTTACTTCTGTGGTCCTTCTGTTGCAG CTCGTGATATCAAGACTGCTTGTAAAGCCGCCACAGCTCGCGAGGTCGAGTTTCGCTTCTGGAAAGAGCATTTCTAA
- a CDS encoding uncharacterized protein (EggNog:ENOG41), translating to MIGSISSIELRNRERYPDEDDLAKKPDAFRLITLIRGRWNDKILCTLNVYYRNQGKYPSYKALSYVWGRGRRDPPKILVNGFAVKVTNNLEMALRHLREEDDDIVLWVDALCINQNSTAERSSQVSQMRSIYSMASQVIIFLGDGSDYSTAKPRSGKPPRPRQKFGLKDANVSFARQIIDIWKTSALKEPVQASEMFAFLTIIVEFSDSTTLFKLLADIPKAHLAALFEAMRCTLLLPWWDRIWVVQEAVVAKNLTVRYSNVEVSWEFLVEVAKAPSRWGTSSVRDPSPIPADDLKVFKLFSRVSDLNRFRNDWKYLHEVDLLSLLRYFGHRKASDNRDRVYALLGLCNNGTTIRPDYQLNDTEVYIAPVLENIKLTKSLSILCGDQSRKGSQNLPSWVPDWSSVQDENDRQRATLYSLYNACAVTPMLLNYRERKQELLEFFHSFKNADDKDHFLLQECIYLYPSPEIQEICSVLSKRKILNDHQRTFLSFQSNDNEYLPTHSFINYRGNSLVASGMKIGTVTGITEPLYTHTDMNTAAKVIKGWGETKASAREERHEEFLHTIMSGVKKTSDGLLKRLEPGDTPALKSWYRENIEQRSLGEDQHQATESHDTKADPFMEVLGMSATKRTCFFVSEVDDSFLDCQKSIDTQRAFLARYKKLLKSHNVGNTIEKSIYENFEQLKKRMDINLKAPIHSSRMGIQHRRLLDKHKAIHQEIKLNSNIRESLRLYGELLDKYESLLYERAELFSHGHLGLGPLSMKEGDEIYVLPGSRTPFVLRPTTTKKYQLIGDCFVHGAMDGEFGHIGSIIVDYLDCLNHPSKDPREHCFIPPRTSGREVGTRKIVTLEIV from the exons ATGATTGGGTCTATCAGCTCCATTGAATTACGGAACCGGGAGCGATACCCGGATGAGGACGATTTGGCTAAAAAGCCTGATGCATTTCGTTTGATAACACTAATTCGAGGTCGTTGGAACGACAAGATCCTCTGCACACTTAATGTTTATTATCGAAATCAAGGCAAATACCCTTCATACAAAGCCCTATCTTACGTTTGGGGGCGTGGGCGACGCGACCCACCCAAAATTCTAGTAAATGGCTTTGCAGTTAAAGTGACGAATAATCTGGAGATGGCCTTGAGACATttacgagaagaagatgatgacatTGTTCTGTGGGTTGACGCATTG TGCATTAACCAAAACAGCACTGCGGAGAGATCATCGCAGGTATCTCAGATGCGCAGCATCTATAGTATGGCCAGTCAAGTCATTATATTTCTCGGCGATGGGTCAGATTATAGCACTGCCAAGCCGCGCTCTGGAAAACCTCCGCGCCCTCGTCAGAAATTCGGACTCAAAGACGCAAACGTTTCGTTCGCACGCCAAATCATCGACATTTGGAAGACATCAGCCCTAAAGGAGCCAGTTCAAGCCTCGGAAATGTTTGCTTTCTTGACTATAATTGTTGAATTCTCAGACTCTACGACCCTATTCAAACTCCTAGCAGATATTCCAAAGGCCCATTTAGCTGCGCTTTTTGAAGCAATGAGGTGTACACTGCTTCTTCCTTGGTGGGATCGAATATGGGTTGTTCAAGAGGCAGTTGTCGCCAAAAATCTCACTGTTAGATACAGTAATGTTGAAGTATCCTGGGAATTCTTGGTCGAAGTTGCAAAAGCCCCTTCTCGCTGGGGCACCTCATCCGTGAGAGATCCTAGCCCTATCCCGGCCGATGACTTGAAAGTCTTCAAGCTTTTCTCTCGTGTTTCTGATTTGAATCGATTTCGCAACGATTGGAAATATTTACATGAAGTAGATCTCCTATCGCTTCTCCGATATTTTGGCCACCGAAAGGCTTCTGATAATCGAGATAGAGTCTATGCACTCTTGGGTCTGTGCAACAACGGAACTACTATTCGACCCGACTACCAATTGAATGACACAGAAGTGTATATTGCGCCGGTTctagaaaatataaaattaaccaAGTCTCTCTCTATTCTATGCGGAGATCAAAGTCGCAAAGGAAGCCAAAATTTGCCATCTTGGGTTCCAGACTGGAGCTCGGTACAAGATGAAAATGATCGCCAGCGAGCTACTCTTTACAGTCTTTATAATGCTTGTGCAGTCACGCCAATGCTACTTAATTACCGAGAGCGAAAGCAAGAGTTACTCGAATTTTTTCATTCCTTTAAGAATGCCGATGACAAAGATCATTTTTTACTCCAGGaatgtatatatttatatccATCACCAGAGATTCAGGAAATATGCTCAGTTTTATCCAAACGCAAAATTCTAAACGATCACCAACGCACATTTCTATCCTTCCAGAGCAATGACAACGAATATTTGCCAACCCATAGCTTCATCAATTACCGTGGCAACTCTCTGGTGGCAAGCGGAATGAAGATCGGCACAGTAACCGGTATCACAGAACCGCTATATACGCATACCGATATGAATACGGCTGCGAAAGTGATTAAAGGATGGGGAGAAACGAAGGCGTCGGCCCGCGAGGAACGACATGAAGAATTTCTGCATACTATCATGTCTGGGGTCAAGAAAACATCAGACGGACTCCTAAAACGACTTGAACCCGGAGATACGCCAGCTTTGAAATCCTGGTACCGTGAAAACATAGAACAGAGATCGTTAGGCGAAGATCAACACCAAGCAACCGAGTCTCATGATACCAAAGCTGACCCATTCATGGAAGTTTTGGGAATGTCTGCAACGAAACGAACTTGTTTTTTCGTTAGTGAAGTTGATGACTCCTTTCTTGACTGTCAAAAATCGATCGACACGCAGAGAGCATTCCTCGCCAGGTATAAGAAGTTGCTGAAAAGCCATAATGTCGGCAATACGATCGAGAAGTCGATATATGAGAATTTCGAgcaattaaagaaaagaatggaTATCAATTTAAAAGCACCTATTCACTCCTCTAGGATGGGAATTCAGCACAGACGTCTTCTCGATAAACATAAGGCAATCCACCAAGAAATCAAACTCAACTCAAACATAAGAGAGTCTCTCAGGTTATACGGAGAACTTCTGGATAAATATGAAAGCCTCCTCTACGAACGTGCGGAACTCTTTAGCCATGGCCATCTAGGCTTAGGCCCATTGTCAATGAAGGAAGGCGACGAGATATATGTTCTTCCAGGTAGCCGTACACCCTTCGTTTTACGACCAACCACTACTAAAAAATATCAACTGATCGGCGATTGCTTTGTGCATGGTGCAATGGATGGAGAATTTGGTCACATTGGCAGCATTATTGTCGATTATCTTGACTGCTTAAATCATCCATCCAAGGACCCAAGGGAGCATTGTTTTATACCGCCACGTACATCAGGTAGAGAAGTAGGCACAAGGAAAATAGTCACTCTAGAAATAGTATAG
- a CDS encoding uncharacterized protein (EggNog:ENOG41~TransMembrane:2 (o202-220i241-262o)), which produces MAGKEDLEHAHRYEAPYSERHPIPTISKYREEKEARQQDALKSDTDAVDGRASQVGDDWTQDGETTDSQSESEVEAVVEEPNAEAPIEDTSQVDPAAFNPRKLKKDSKKERAEREVTDPVTHLPVKIHDFTDNALKELDINEDPFEQTKRTASGVDEKNKSDSELRTEQDSSQKKHHALMNQFPPPDLDFLRQEIVSASNRGFLASLAGACSILAIVCVLREAIPVDMRQAVGWAATTQRLLLWSSLVGTGAGAFGALIFGVREWTAKKVDNAIQDEVWRSQRRQMEKETKKYERETTLWLNSLLSSVWPLINPDLFTSLADTLEDVMQASLPKMIRMVSVDDIGQGSESLRILGIRWLPTGAAAQAVTEDGKIISNKDRDSRSNTGLEETEENDSQSDQLVFRGMEAEEGDFINLEVAFAYRTRSTSKSFKERTKDMHLYLAFYLPGNLKIPVWVDLHGAVGTMRLRLQLTPDPPFFDLCTLTLLGQPKVNLSCVPLSKHGLNIMDVPFISNFVQSAVDAAMAQYVAPKSLTLSLKDMLAGDDFKKDTYAKGVLMIHIKRGYDFKMGDSGIPLLKDSSSDPYVSVGWAKFGKVLWSTRVLLSEMEPYWHETCFVLVTPEELNINERLRVQLWDSDRFTADDDLGRIEVDLKELMQREESSGRMWDRTDGFRALRSGDDMPGKLEWSIGYFSKARIQECQFNQQTHDPEVRTMEQLKEKVSERCERKLREAMLKRASNRDESELQQQKMQELKAEQDAMIISAPPPDGYPSGIFSLQIHNITGLEVQKLSKNLKDKDGSASDEETGEGLPSAYCTVIVNHNKTYKTRTKPQNSKPFFNASCERFIRDWRSCEVYVSVRDARLHEDHPLLGIVHLRLSEVFEKRSQRNGFWPLSGGIGYGKIRLSMVWRSVQLQAPRNLIGWQYGTVNVQPVATSSDCPPDLQYAKLKLKTDIGGAKMYSRGSDEAMWAASKDRPLNLAVQKRHSSCLSIAFKDKKKVIGDKVTAFSVCWLKDIPDGEEITLELPIWKGDIKRATACCLDQCGEQVGTLKLKVTFWPGMGAAHSEWANNNEHTRDVVEVIDAARDSLRDDELEREAGIVDEEISSNSDSSDEHEYIPDGSAEHKQGPLDQIRDYKRRDKALHRQHRGLMQWKVPRTAKWVKHKVDKAENSVTSLLNHRSKEAGIETEV; this is translated from the exons ATGGCTGGCAAAGAAGATTTGGAGCATGCCCATCGCTACGAAGCTCCGTATAGCGAAAGGCACCCGATCCCGACCATTTCCAAATatcgagaagaaaaggaagccaGGCAGCAAGATGCGCTGAAGAGCGATACTGATGCTGTCGACGGCCGCGCTTCCCAGGTCGGAGACGATTGGACCCAAGATGGCGAAACAACCGATTCTCAATCCGAATCCGAAGTAGAAGCAGTGGTAGAAGAACCAAACGCGGAGGCCCCGATCGAAGACACCTCGCAGGTTGATCCCGCCGCATTCAATCCACGGAAGCTGAAAAAGGAttccaagaaagaaagggctGAGCGTGAAGTCACCGATCCGGTTACTCACCTTCCAGTCAAAATACATGACTTCACAGATAATGCTCTGAAGGAACTGGACATAAACGAGGACCCGTTTGAACAGACAAAAAGAACGGCTTCTGGAGTCGATGAAAAGAACAAGTCCGACTCCGAACTGCGGACGGAGCAAGACAGCTCGCAAAAGAAGCACCATGCTCTGATGAACCAATTCCCACCGCCCGACCTCGATTTCCTACGTCAAGAAATTGTCAGTGCAAGCAATCGTGGGTTTCTGGCCTCACTCGCCGGCGCATGCAGTATTCTGGCTATCGTTTGCGTACTCCGCGAAGCAATACCTGTAGATATGCGTCAGGCGGTGGGTTGGGCAGCCACTACTCAAAGATTGCTGCTATGGTCCTCTCTGGTCGGTACTGGGGCTGGAGCATTTGGCGCTCTTATTTTCGGCGTGAGAGAATGGACCGCCAAGAAGGTCGACAACGCCATCCAAGACGAGGTTTGGCGGTCGCAGCGCCGGCAAatggagaaggagacgaAGAAGTACGAGCGAGAAACTACTCTGTGGCTTAATTCTTTGCTTAGTTCCGTGTGGCCGCTTATCAATCCCGACCTATTCACTAGCCTAGCAGATACATTGGAAGATGTGATGCAAGCTTCTCTGCCAAAGATGATACGAATGGTGAGTGTGGATGACATAGGCCAGGGCAGCGAATCGCTGCGCATTCTCGGTATCAGATGGTTACCTACTGGAGCAGCTGCTCAAGCTGTAACAGAGGACGGCAAAATCATCTCAAATAAAGACAGAGACAGCCGCAGCAACACAGGCCTGGAGGAAACTGAAGAGAATGACAGCCAGAGTGATCAATTAGTCTTTAGAGGTATGGAAGCCGAGGAAGGCGATTTCATCAACTTGGAAGTTGCCTTCGCATATAGGACGCGATCCACCAGCAAATCCTTCAAAGAGAGGACCAAAGACATGCACCTTTACTTGGCTTTCTACCTTCCCGGAAACCTAAAGATTCCCGTTTGGGTTGATCTGCATGGAGCTGTTGGCACCATGAGACTGCGACTACAGCTCACACCGGATCCTCCATTCTTTGACCTCTGCACTTTGACACTACTCGGCCAGCCCAAAGTGAATCTGAGCTGCGTGCCTCTGAGTAAACATGGCCTGAATATCATGGACGTACCATTCATCAGCAACTTCGTGCAGTCGGCTGTTGACGCCGCAATGGCGCAGTATGTAGCGCCCAAGAGTCTCACGTTGAGCCTCAAGGACATGCTCGCAGGAGACGATTTCAAGAAGGATACATATGCAAAGGGTGTTCTCATGATACATATCAAGCGCGGCTACGACTTCAAAATGGGAGATTCGGGCATACCGCTTCTCAAGGACTCCAGCTCAGATCCCTACGTATCTGTCGGGTGGGCAAAGTTTGGCAAAGTCCTCTGGAGCACACGCGTTCTGCTCTCTGAAATGGAACCATATTGGCACGAGACTTGCTTTGTACTGGTCACCCCCGAAGAGTTAAATATCAATGAAAGACTGCGGGTACAGCTTTGGGATTCTGATCGGTTCACAGCAGATGACGATCTCGGGCGGATTGAAGTCGATCTTAAGGAGCTTATGCAAAGGGAAGAGTCGAGCGGACGCATGTGGGATCGTACAGATGGCTTCAGAGCGCTAAGATCTGGTGATGATATGCCGGGAAAGCTCGAGTGGAGTATTGGGTACTTCTCTAAAGCAAGGATCCAAGAATGCCAATTCAACCAGCAGACTCATGATCCGGAAGTGAGAACAATGGAGcagctaaaagaaaaagtcagcGAGAGATGCGAGCGGAAGCTTCGAGAGGCCATGTTGAAACGTGCGTCCAATCGTGATGAGAgtgagctgcagcagcaaaaaatgCAGGAGCTCAAGGCAGAACAAGACGCGATGATCATTtcggcaccaccaccagatgGATACCCAAGTGGCATCTTTAGCCTGCAGATTCACAACATTACCGGCCTCGAAGTCCAGAAGCTTAGCAAAAATCTAAAGGATAAAGATGGGAGTGCGAGTGACGAAGAGACCGGCGAGGGCCTGCCAAGCGCCTACTGCACTGTCATCGTCAACCATAATAAAACTTACAAAACGCGTACCAAGCCCCAGAATTCAAAACCATTCTTCAACGCAAGCTGCGAGCGCTTTATTCGAGACTGGAGGTCTTGCGAAGTATATGTCTCTGTTAGAGACGCGAGGCTGCACGAAGACCATCCGTTATTGGGAATTGTCCACCTGCGTTTAAGCGAAGTATTTGAAAAACGCTCGCAAAGAAATGGATTCTGGCCCTTATCTGGAGGCATTGGATACGGAAAGATCAGACTGTCCATGGTATGGCGCAGCGTCCAGCTTCAAGCTCCGCGCAACCTGATCGGATGGCAATACGGTACAGTGAACGTTCAGCCAGTAGCAACAAGTTCAGATTGCCCTCCAGATTTGCAATACGCAAAACTCAAGTTGAAAACGGACATTGGCGGTGCGAAAATGTATTCTCGTGGGTCCGATGAGGCGATGTGGGCTGCAAGCAAAGACCGACCTCTGAACCTCGCGGTCCAAAAACGACATAGCAGCTGCTTGTCTATTGCCttcaaagacaagaaaaaagtgaTTGGAGATAAGGTTACCGCGTTCAGTGTGTGCTGGTTGAAGGACATCCCGGACGGAGAAGAGATAACTCTCGAACTGCCAATCTGGAAAGGCGATATTAAAAGAGCTACAGCGTGCTGCTTGGACCAATGTGGAGAACAAGTCGGCACTCTTAAGCTGAAGGTCACATTTTGGCCGGGGATG GGCGCTGCACATTCTGAATGGGCTAATAATAATGAGCATACACGAGATGTTGTTGAGGTAATCGACGCCGCAAGGGACAGCCTGAGAGATGACGAGctggaaagagaagcaggaaTTGTGGATGAGGAAATTTCGAGTAATAGCGATAGCTCCGATGAGCATGAGTATATACCAGATGGTAGCGCAGAGCATAAACAAGGCCCGCTAGACCAGATACGAGATTATAAACGGAGAGATAAAGCCCTACACAGACAGCATCGTGGGCTTATGCAATGGAAG GTGCCTCGGACAGCTAAATGGGTGAAACATAAGGTGGACAAGGCGGAAAATAGCGTCACTAGCCTGCTTAATCACCGTAGCAAAGAGGCTGGGATTGAAACTGAGGTATAA
- a CDS encoding uncharacterized protein (TransMembrane:3 (i21-45o51-74i94-119o)), which produces MEFKTIFRLVPYPKDPCLGDIAFYPALWALLFLVCLCTKMAIALWPSVLSYLAFVSAFAPDKNFVVAVVSWLSLLRYWKPWAAATADLRHEVDLAIDFIFLAWFWMGVPVIVMTIWFGLKGVLCLAANEIVRRIHEAMEFEFDLTDYIVKCYCPMELGSTGDRVVAHQMAASRTPNLVLVLRSRPPLLGLNSAGLEVIHRGKRSRRSVKPSFTAEELQSQERFKKFVKERARQILAAKKDGRTAVEQPVIDLKPTASDSQEHASPAPSVPQSRETPSSAWPTDPESENVADDVTIANGRIETEEPADQKESKGEGLVGPGPKAPEPETSSGVEGNGLLEGDEDSRAEELEISHEKEGESSAEEPKSSSREEGEGLLYEVDPANDPEISFEVEGEASSRATVPEAAQELETSYEEEGESLLNIDIAATEEPETSMEVDGEGWSTIVSVAESSFYDGLPVTGGNEDETSYGVDSDVEMADAETLAGMAVPRPLYDLCWDNSNSQETILPLEVAATWSSASQEPVSCDETRGWLDVSPALQSAQTVVEAQ; this is translated from the coding sequence ATGGAGTTCAAGACCATTTTCCGCCTCGTTCCCTATCCCAAGGACCCCTGCCTTGGCGATATCGCCTTCTACCCAGCCCTATGggctctcctcttccttgtgTGCCTGTGCACAAAAATGGCCATCGCCCTCTGGCCATCGGTCCTCTCATACCTCGCCTTTGTCTCAGCATTCGCCCCGGACAAGAACTTTGTCGTCGCTGTGGTGTCTTGGCTCTCCCTACTCCGGTACTGGAAGCCCTGGGCTGCCGCGACGGCTGACCTACGTCATGAAGTCGATCTCGCGATTGACTTCATATTTCTCGCGTGGTTCTGGATGGGCGTTCCAGTCATTGTCATGACAATCTGGTTCGGCCTGAAGGGGGTTCTTTGTCTTGCCGCCAACGAAATAGTCCGCCGAATCCATGAAGCCATGGAGTTCGAATTCGACCTCACGGACTACATCGTCAAATGCTACTGCCCCATGGAGCTTGGGTCCACCGGCGATCGCGTCGTGGCCCATCAGATGGCAGCCTCCAGAACTCCAAATCTCGTTCTCGTCTTACGCTCGCGCCCTCCCCTGCTCGGCCTCAACAGTGCTGGTCTTGAGGTTATCCATCGGGGTAAACGATCGCGCCGCTCGGTTAAGCCGTCCTTCACAGCGGAGGAGCTGCAGAGCCAAGAACGATTTAAGAAGTTCGTAAAGGAGCGCGCCAGACAAATCCTGGCAGCAAAGAAGGATGGGAGAACCGCCGTTGAGCAACCGGTTATCGATCTGAAGCCGACAGCATCCGACAGCCAAGAGCACGCTTCGCCTGCTCCATCAGTGCCTCAGTCAAGAGAGACTCCGTCTTCTGCTTGGCCCACTGATCCCGAGTCTGAGAACGTCGCCGACGACGTAACGATTGCCAACGGACGAATAGAGACCGAGGAACCCGCGGACCAGAAGGAGTCCAAAGGTGAAGGTCTGGTCGGACCCGGCCCGAAAGCACCAGAGCCCGAGACCTCATCTGGGGTGGAAGGTAATGGCTTGCTGGAGGGTGACGAAGACAGCCGAGCTGAGGAACTGGAAATCTCGCATGAGAAGGAAGGTGAAAGCTCCGCCGAGGAACCCAAGTCCTCATCTAGGGAGGAGGGTGAAGGCCTGCTGTACGAAGTCGACCCAGCCAACGACCCCGAGATCTCATTTGAGGTGGAAGGCGAGGCTTCGTCGAGAGCCACGGTACCCGAAGCGGCCCAGGAACTGGAGACCTCGTATGAGGAGGAAGGTGAAAGCCTGCTGAACATCGACATAGCCGCAACCGAGGAACCTGAGACCTCAATGGAGGTGGATGGTGAAGGTTGGTCCACCATTGTGTCTGTCGCGGAGTCGTCGTTTTACGATGGGCTCCCAGTCACCGGTGGCAACGAGGACGAGACCTCCTATGGGGTGGACTCCGACGTTGAGATGGCTGATGCCGAGACCCTCGCGGGAATGGCGGTACCAAGGCCATTATATGATCTGTGTTGGGACAATTCCAACTCCCAGGAAACCATCCTGCCATTGGAAGTTGCCGCGACATGGTCTTCTGCTAGCCAGGAGCCTGTCAGCTGCGATGAAACCCGCGGATGGTTGGACGTGTCGCCTGCTCTCCAGAGCGCTCAGACTGTCGTCGAGGCCCAGTAG
- a CDS encoding uncharacterized protein (EggNog:ENOG41~TransMembrane:4 (i12-33o39-58i91-112o124-143i)), with product MEESVTDAAARPLRILAIASFVPSFALCIAHGVLSHKPVPAVGLIPQAFSVATSIALLRTARSHSRDADVESVGSAQHGAFSLRAFLMHPIVVFLHDIILAAALMIVLVFTWTHHGRSASLSMLAAYATLPILTSFFCHLLAATRAVYQGLAIHGYLQWVAWQILPPDCPNCEHHLRPSSLPEIPWLQSIKSLNLGLRYPWHRSDAPLLAPSTYLDVDDPERYRDDPEDDGSTPQPVAVEVRSKRNRQLF from the exons ATGGAGGAATCAGTCACTGACGCAGCTGCCCGTCCGCTGCGCATTCTCGCTATCGCGTCTTTCGTCCCGTCCTTCGCGCTGTGCATCGCCCACGGCGTCTTGTCGCATAAGCCTGTTCCGGCTGTTGGTCTGATTCCGCAGGCCTTTTCTGTTGCTACTTCGATCGCGCTGCTACGCACTGCTAGAAGCCACAGCCGGGATGCCGACGTCGAGTCTGTTGGGTCTGCGCAGCATGGCGCCTTTTCCCTCCGCGCTTTCTTGATGCATCCCATCGTTGTGTTTCTCCACGACATCAtacttgctgcagctttgatgatcgtcctcgtcttTACATGGACCCACCACGGCCGCTCAGCTTCGCTTAGTATGCTGGCTGCCTATGCGACTCTGCCTATCCTGACAAGCTT CTTCTGCCACCTCCTTGCTGCGACTCGGGCCGTCTACCAAGGGCTCGCTATTCACGGCTACTTACAGTGGGTTGCCTGGCAAATCCTTCCTCCAGATTGTCCAAACTGCGAACACCACCTACGGCCTTCTTCGCTGCCTGAGATCCCCTGGCTCCAGAGTATTAAGAGTTTGAACTTGGGTCTAAGATATCCGTGGCACCGCAGTGATGCTCCCTTGCTAGCTCCCTCCACTTATCTGGACGTGGACGATCCTGAACGCTACCGCGATGATCCTGAAGACGATGGATCTACCCCACAGCCAGTGGCCGTTGAGGTGCGATCGAAGCGGAACC GTCAACTGTTTTAA